In Anguilla rostrata isolate EN2019 chromosome 1, ASM1855537v3, whole genome shotgun sequence, a genomic segment contains:
- the golga4 gene encoding golgin subfamily A member 4 isoform X1, whose protein sequence is MESLFRSPVRGEGLFRASSRENLTRVSSRENLTRSSSRESLTALGENEPLGTPAYDPPSDIESEAEDMYSSADTLSKEQLLHRLHQMERSLGNYRGKYSELVTAYRTVQRDKEKTQAILSQSQDKALRRIGELREELQMDQQAKKHLQEEFDAALEEKDQMITVLQTQVALMKKRLQVIPGGGVSSESAPTQETQEAESAPTQGSQGAEAAMQSPSKDISSEPAVVNEAEGDTDPSKKMEALQQRVRRQENILQKCKELLHTHKERSTQLSSENETLHNQLQERLQELEKMKELHTTEKTKLITQLRDAKNLIEQLEQDKGMVIAETKRQMHETLEMKEEEIAQLRSRFQQVAAQKDELQEQKEKSEKAAFEELERALGVAQRAEEGRKQLQARMEEQVKEVERASEEERKNLQQELSRVKQEVVSIMKKSSEDRVTELERLHAEALASKEKELLARLQDQDSRVQEQISQAVEASRKELTQALQEKEQQAALALEEAELQKTALQKEGHSQAQGLQQDLETARTRILELESFLKSSQDTTAESSMLSEQIEEERRKHVEDMSALGLKHSGELEALGQSHQVALKELQEKHQAELEAALKEKEQQFQEHVEEMNVKCMEKLDVKQMELESLSAELSELLRSKELLEEQLEASRNGSDATGKELEMRLQQERSRYQEEIQGIKSQHEQSLGGVEKTLKEELNKLKMVLEDKDKALEELLAREKDLKEAEARALEEGKVQLEQLAVSHRKKMEEWEEQSKVMKETEKTRELELEELRQSLQKAQTEKEVLLEASAQLNEATGELERCRSQIKDLDQKLEETQRVWEEKTESLQQKYSAEEQELKLQVEQAKNELSERERAFAETLDAHRQVEEQLKKTLQEEAAAAEKRLETTRQQLEEKIKVQDTKMEKLKLKFREIQEKMKKRLQEQEEKMKAEIEKKDQELSLKDLQVKEKILEMGQASSAGISNAISQLEAGHQEQLEKLQSAHRKEQEEQAQSWQAKLSQQEEEGQEKAQELVEVTQQLETTRAEKEQVMQEIKDLREELAMRETTVQKLQAELKEAALSLESLSQGETMLKAQVETVEKNLNQALSDRNALQDQMNKAEEAHVGKVLDLSRQLEDTQNKLNFLETSNSKEGEDLHKRLEQSVLQIKAMEDAFHSQISMIKEQLVCKSTEVQMIMEGRYNELHETVEGRVMTLKDRVICSQKSVAQLKNAILIRTDRIRSLEEQIQKKTMENSDLISSLEQMTLQVNSKAEHIEALRIEKESLQRNGSGTLHALSEKDLCIEQLRKDNVALSEDLKANALHISSLEGIINDLKIQVDSTIAGKEEVVSSLNEEQRKLLNQMEELSKTVEMLNKEKSSALEQAEQFKNKLSEFKKKAESKLSQNHNTIKALQTKLEESEKQVAERDARLETSTSHVDSQATSKSEADQALSEKEQSVLALTAELTSSAGRIAELEEKLAEQAKECERLRSETQTAHQDLEQQKEDFNKVKAELLMAKDEALREADERLSSEGAGKLAELKKKAEQKIGLVRKQLTAQLEEKEQCVRALEGQLEEIKQDINTREECIKTLKEQVQSLEDSLAQKGELETQVKDTMAEGELETERSLQSLREMYEEKLSALQREVASHENTIAAIQESEKEKLSSQQETHARLEEALNKLKQAEEENIRHQAEINRLNAHVLQQTSQPQEQLTETSADPQGQRQPKAEKQEEKECCLEEEKNSVGEIEACLVAQQDSLKQERDSLVETYELRLQNMQKQLEVSESLLRAYEEDSPQRAAVNSEGLLSEMRAEQKRLLGQLSEAETEKQKLRKSFSSLQKDLRSLRKEHQVELEYLKKEMAEEYDKKLKLEMEDVEMKHSSGLKQLMREFNTQIAKKEQELEASVREAVGKAQEVEVELLDNHREEANQLQKIITQKDADLKRTVQRYEEILQKREEEMGARVWEVQKELEELQQRTQNIPQGSLPELQAQLAQKTTLLSEAKLKEQEFQETIHTLEDKLRCVHKNSVVTHLGSAYGDGRHYEALTEPTEFEYLRKVLFEYMMGRETKTMAKVITSVLKFPPDQTQTILEKEDSRTLTWLR, encoded by the exons ATGGAGTCTCTGTTTCGCTCTCCTGTGCGAGGGGAGGGGCTGTTCCGTGCCTCTTCCCGGGAGAACCTGACCCGCGTCTCTTCCCGGGAGAACCTGACCCGCAGCTCTTCCCGTGAATCGCTTACTGCCCTGGGGGAGAACGAGCCCCTGGGAACCCCTGCCTACGACCCCCCCTCGGACATCGAGAGCGAAGCGGAAGACATGTACAGCAGCGCAGATACCCTGTCAAAGGAACAGCTTCTGCATCGCCTGCACCAGATGGAGAGGAGCTTGGGAAACTACCGCGGGAAATACTCAGAG CTGGTCACTGCTTATCGGACAGtacagagagataaagagaaaacGCAG GCCATTTTGAGTCAAAGCCAAGATAAAGCATTGCGCAGAATTGGAGAGctgagagag GAGCTGCAGATGGACCAACAAGCAAAGAAACACCTGCAGGAGGAATTTGATGCAGCCCTGGAGGAGAAGGACCAGATGATCACAGTCttacagacacag GTGGCCCTGATGAAGAAGCGGCTCCAGGTAATTCCTGGAGGCGGAGTCTCGTCCGAGTCTGCTCCCACACAGGAGACACAGGAGGCGGAGTCTGCCCCAACACAGGGGTCTCAGGGGGCGGAGGCTGCCATGCAAAGCCCCTCCAAAGACATAAGCAGTGAGCCAGCGGTTGTGAATGAGG cagagggagacACTGACCCTTCAAAGAAGATGGAGGCCCTGCAGCAGCGTGTGCGGCGGCAGGAGAATATTTTACAGAAGTGCAAGGAGCTCCTGCACACGCACAAGGAGCGCAGCACCCAGCTGAGCAGCGAGAACGAGACCCTGCACAACCAGCTGCAGGAGCGGctccaggagctggagaagatgAAG GAACTTCACACTACAGAGAAAACAAAGCTCATCACACAGCTTCGCGACGCCAAAAACCTCAtcgagcagctggagcaggacaAG GGCATGGTGATCGCGGAGACCAAGCGGCAGATGCACGAGACGCTGgagatgaaggaggaggagatcgCACAGCTGCGCTCACGgttccagcaggtggcagcacaGAAGGACGAGCTGCAGGAGCAGAAGGAGAAGTCTGAGAAAGCCG CATTTGAGGAGTTGGAAAGGGCTCTGGGCGTGGCTCAGCGGGCGGAGGAGGGGCGGAAGCAGCTGCAGGCACGGATGGAGGAGCAGGTGAAGGAGGTGGAGCGAGCcagcgaggaggagaggaagaacctgcagcaggagctgtCCCGTGTCAAGCAGGAGGTCGTCAGCATCATGAAG AAGTCGTCGGAGGACAGGGTGACGGAACTGGAGCGGCTGCATGCGGAGGCCCTGGCCAGTAAGGAGAAGGAGCTGCTGGCCAGGCTGCAGGACCAGGACTCCCGGGTTCAAGAGCAGATCAGCCAGGCTGTG GAGGCGTCTCGGAAAGAGCTGACTCAGGCTCTTCAGGAGAAGGAGCAGCAGGCAGCTCTGGCtctggaggaggcggagctgcagAAGACTGCCCTCCAGAAGGAGGGGCATAGCCAGGCCCAAGGGCTGCAGCAGGATCTGGAGACTGCCAGGACT agAATTCTGGAACTTGAGAGCTTCTTGAAGAGTTCCCAGGACACAACGGCAGAGTCCAGCATGCTGTCAGAGCAGATagaagaggaaaggaggaaaCATGTGGAGGACATGTCTGCTCTGGGGCTGAAGCATAGTGGAGAGCTGGAGGCCTTGGGCCAGAGCCACCAGGTGGCTCTAAAAGAGCTGCAAGAGAAGCACCAAGCTGAGCTGGAGGCTGCCCTGAAGGAAAAAGAGCAGCAGTTCCAGGAACATGTGGAGGAAATGAATGTCAAGTGCATGGAGAAGTTGGACGTGAAACAGATGGAGCTGGAATCCCTGTCCGCGGAACTCTCTGAGTTGCTTAGAAGcaaggagctgctggaggagcagctaGAGGCCTCCAGGAATGGTTCTGATGCGACCGGGAAGGAGTTGGAGATGCGGCTCCAGCAAGAACGCTCCCGGTACCAGGAGGAGATTCAGGGCATCAAATCTCAACATGAACAGTCTCTGGGAGGAGTGGAGAAGACCCTGAAGGAGGAACTCAACAAGCTGAAGATGGTCCTAGAAGATAAAGATAAAGCGTTGGAAGAGCTCTTAGCAAGAGAGAAAGACCTTAAAGAAGCAGAGGCAAGAGCTCTGGAGGAAGGGAAGGTTCAGTTGGAACAGCTGGCTGTTTCTCACCGTAAGAAGATGGAAGAATGGGAAGAACAGAGCAAGGTCATGAAGGAGACCGAGAAGACCCGTGAACTGGAATTGGAAGAGCTCAGGCAAAGTCTGCAGAAAGCCCAGACTGAAAAAGAGGTTTTGCTTGAAGCAAGCGCTCAGTTGAATGAGGCTACAGGTGAGCTGGAACGATGCAGGAGTCAAATCAAAGATCTAGATCAAAAGCTGGAAGAAACCCAGAGGGTTTGGGAGGAAAAGACAGAGTCGCTTCAGCAGAAATATTCAGCTGAGGAACAGGAGCTGAAACTTCAGGTAGAGCAAGCCAAAAATGAACTATCCGAACGTGAGAGGGCCTTTGCAGAAACACTAGACGCACACCGACAGGTGGAGGAGCAGTTAAAAAAGACGCTGCAGGAGGAGGCAGCTGCCGCTGAAAAGAGGCTGGAAACCACCAGGCAGCAGctggaggaaaaaataaaagtgcaggACACCAAGATGGAAAAACTCAAGCTCAAGTTCAGAGAGATACAGGAGAAGATGAAAAAGCGCCTGCAGGAGCAAGAAGAGAAGATGAAAGCGGAAATTGAGAAGAAAGACCAAGAGCTGAGTCTGAAGGATCTGCAGGTGAAGGAGAAGATCCTGGAGATGGGTCAAGCGAGCTCGGCCGGCATCAGCAATGCGATCTCTCAGCTGGAAGCTGGTCATcaggagcagctggagaagCTGCAGTCGGCGCACAGAaaagagcaggaagagcaggCACAGAGCTGGCAGGCTAAACTGAGCCAGCAAGAGGAGGAGGGACAGGAGAAGGCTCAGGAGCTGGTGGAGGTCACCCAACAGCTGGAAACCACCAGGGCAGAGAAGGAGCAGGTCATGCAGGAAATAAAAGACCTCAGGGAGGAGCTTGCGATGCGGGAAACCACTGTGCAGAAGCTGCAGGCAGAGCTGAAGGAAGCTGCCCTCTCGCTGGAGAGCTTGTCTCAAGGAGAAACGATGCTGAAGGCACAAGTGGAGACTGTGGAGAAGAACCTCAACCAGGCTCTCAGCGATAGGAATGCTCTTCAGGACCAAATGAATAAAGCTGAAGAGGCCCATGTAGGAAAAGTTCTGGATCTGTCAAGGCAGCTTGAAGACACCCAAAACAAGTTAAATTTTCTGGAAACTTCCAACTCTAAAGAAGGTGAGGATCTTCACAAGAGACTGGAACAGAGTGTCCTACAAATCAAAGCCATGGAAGATGCCTTTCACAGCCAAATCAGTATGATCAAGGAACAGTTAGTCTGTAAAAGTACAGAAGTACAGATGATAATGGAGGGCAGGTATAATGAACTGCATGAGACAGTAGAGGGCAGGGTCATGACATTGAAAGACAGAGTCATTTGCAGCCAGAAGTCAGTAGCACAGCTTAAAAATGCCATCCTTATCAGGACTGACAGGATCCGTTCTTTGGAAGAACAGATTCAGAAAAAGACTATGGAGAACAGTGACTTAATAAGTTCACTTGAACAAATGACGTTACAGGTAAATTCAAAGGCAGAACACATTGAAGCATTAAGAATTGAAAAAGAATCTCTACAAAGAAATGGTAGTGGCACCTTGCACGCTCTTTCTGAGAAAGACCTTTGCATTGAGCAGCTGAGGAAGGACAATGTCGCCCTTTCAGAAGATCTGAAAGCTAATGCTTTGCATATCAGCAGCTTGGAAGGCATAATAAATGACTTGAAAATCCAGGTAGATAGTACCATAGCAGGGAAAGAAGAGGTCGTATCATCGCTCAATGAGGAGCAGCGGAAGCTTTTAAACCAAATGGAGGAACTGTCAAAGACTGTAGAGATGCTAAACAAGGAGAAATCCTCTGCTCTGGAGCAGGCGGAGCAGTTTAAGAACAAACTGTCAGAGTTCAAAAAGAAAGCTGAATCGAAGTTGTCCCAAAACCACAACACCATCAAGGCCTTGCAGACCAAACTGGAGGAATCGGAGAAGCAAGTAGCAGAGAGAGATGCGCGCCTAGAAACGTCGACCAGCCATGTGGACAGTCAGGCCACCAGCAAGTCGGAGGCAGACCAGGCACTGAGCGAGAAAGAGCAGAGTGTTCTCGCGCTGACCGCGGAGCTGACGAGCAGTGCCGGCAGAATAGCGGAGCTGGAGGAAAAGCTGGCGGAACAGGCGAAGGAGTGCGAGCGGCTGAGATCGGAGACCCAAACGGCTCATCAGGACCTGGAGCAACAGAAGGAAGATTTCAACAAAGTGAAGGCTGAACTTCTGATGGCCAAAGATGAGGCTCTTAGGGAAGCTGACGAAAGGCTCTCGTCGGAGGGTGCAGGCAAACTGGCCGAGCTGAAGAAGAAGGCTGAGCAGAAAATCGGCCTTGTTCGGAAGCAGCTGACTGCGCAGCTAGAAGAGAaagagcagtgtgtgagagctTTGGAGGGGCAGCTGGAGGAAATCAAACAGGACATAAACACAAGGGAGGAGTGCATCAAAACACTGAAAGAGCAGGTACAGTCCCTGGAAGATTCCCTGGCTCAGAAGGGCGAGCTGGAAACGCAGGTGAAGGACACTATGGCTGAGGGTGAACTAGAGACAGAGAGATCTCTGCAGAGCTTGAGGGAGATGTATGAAGAGAAACTAAGTGCACTCCAGAGAGAAGTGGCCAGCCACGAGAACACAATAGCAGCAATTCAAGAGAGTGAAAAGGAAAAGCTGTCCTCTCAACAGGAAACACACGCCAGGCTTGAAGAGGCCCTGAATAAACTGAagcaggcagaggaggagaacaTCAGACATCAAGCCGAGATTAACAGGCTGAATGCACACGTCCTTCAGCAGACCTCACAGCCCCAGGAGCAGCTGACAGAGACTTCTGCGGATCCTCAGGGGCAAAGACAACCAAAAGCAGAAAAGCAGGAAGAAAAGGAATGCTGtctggaggaagagaagaacAGTGTGGGCGAGATTGAGGCCTGTCTGGTTGCCCAACAGGACAGTCTGAAACAGGAGCGGGACTCCTTAGTGGAAACCTATGAGCTGAGGCTCCAGAACATGCAGAAACAGCTGGAGGTGAGCGAGAGCTTGCTGAGGGCTTATGAGGAAGATTCTCCTCAGAGGGCAGCCGTCAACTCCGAGGGTCTGTTGAGTGAGATGAGGGCCGAGCAGAAACGCCTACTCGGTCAACTGTCTGAGGCAGAAACTGAGAAGCAGAAGCTGCGCAAGTCCTTCAGCAGCCTGCAGAAAGACCTGCGCTCTCTGCGCAAAGAGCACCAGGTGGAACTGGAGTATCTGAAGAAAGAGATGGCTGAAGAGTATGACAAGAAATTGAA GCTGGAAATGGAGGATGTGGAGATGAAGCACAGTTCAGGACTGAAGCAGTTAATGAGGGAATTCAACACACAGATTGCTAAGAAGGAACAGGAGCTGGAGGCTTCTGTCAGAGAGGCTGTTG GAAAAGCTCAGGAGGTGGAAGTTGAACTGTTGGATAACCACAGAGAAGAAGCAAATCAACTGCAGAAGATCATCACTCAAAAAGATGCCGATCTCAAGAGAACTGTGCAGAGATATGAGGAAATCCTGCAG aaaagagaggaagagatggggGCGCGAGTCTGGGAGGTgcagaaggagctggaggagctacAGCAAAGGACTCAGAACATCCCACAG GGGTCTCTACCAGAGCTGCAG